In Kineococcus sp. NBC_00420, a single genomic region encodes these proteins:
- a CDS encoding carbon-nitrogen hydrolase family protein, with product MEIACLQTAGTTGDPEANLAALEVAAGDAVARGAELLVTPEMFLTGYDLGPDTPERVRALAPGLLDRVRDTARRHGLALVVGMPEVEGGHCYNVAVFVGPDGEVLGRHRKVHLFGDVDRAAFSAGDQLVSTVRFRGLTIAMLICYDVEFPEAVRAAALAGAHLVVVPTAQMHPFEWVAEQLVRVRAWENQVYVAYVDHDGHEGAFDYVGRSSVVGPDGVVLASVEHGEALLVARVDADRVARQRRENPYLTDRRGPLYGALVQD from the coding sequence GTGGAGATCGCCTGCCTGCAGACCGCCGGGACGACCGGCGATCCCGAGGCCAACCTCGCCGCCCTCGAGGTCGCCGCGGGTGACGCCGTGGCCCGCGGGGCCGAGCTGCTCGTCACGCCCGAGATGTTCCTCACCGGCTACGACCTCGGCCCCGACACCCCGGAGCGGGTGCGGGCCCTGGCCCCCGGCCTGCTGGACCGGGTCCGCGACACCGCCCGCCGCCACGGCCTCGCCCTGGTCGTCGGGATGCCCGAGGTCGAGGGTGGGCACTGCTACAACGTCGCCGTCTTCGTCGGCCCCGACGGTGAGGTGCTCGGCCGCCACCGCAAGGTCCACCTCTTCGGCGACGTCGACCGCGCGGCCTTCAGCGCCGGCGACCAGCTCGTCTCCACGGTGCGGTTCCGCGGCCTGACGATCGCGATGCTCATCTGCTACGACGTCGAGTTCCCCGAGGCCGTGCGGGCCGCGGCGCTCGCGGGCGCGCACCTCGTCGTGGTGCCGACCGCTCAGATGCACCCCTTCGAGTGGGTCGCGGAGCAGCTCGTCCGCGTCCGGGCCTGGGAGAACCAGGTCTACGTCGCCTACGTCGACCACGACGGTCACGAGGGCGCCTTCGACTACGTCGGGCGCAGCAGCGTCGTCGGTCCCGACGGTGTCGTGCTCGCCTCCGTCGAACACGGCGAGGCGCTGCTGGTCGCCCGGGTCGACGCCGACCGGGTCGCCCGTCAGCGGCGGGAGAACCCCTACCTCACCGACCGGCGCGGACCGCTCTACGGAGCCCTCGTCCAGGACTGA
- a CDS encoding SDR family oxidoreductase, with amino-acid sequence MRLAEQLDGKRFLLTGVTGFIGEALLQRLLVDLPGTTAVALVRPKPGQSGEDRLRGVLRKEIFRAAGEVDDLLKTRVQALEGDLADVPELPSDIDVVVHCAGDVSFDPLIQDAFTTNVVGTRALVERTLEANERGHGAVHYVHVSTAFVGGRRRGAVPERAVEHRVDWRTETEAGLRLAARIEEDSRLEVQLRTFLRAAERDHGRAGPLSVAAGAEERRVRWVADQQRAAGKERARTLGWTDCYTFTKSMGERLVEEIAAPVIPTTILRPSVVESAVQHPHPGWIEGFKMAEPLILAYGRGELTEFPAAPDAVLDVVPIDHVVNAILVASATPPPLSQPAYYHVSSGNRNPLTFRQIYEFIREYFTEHPFDSSPAVMPTWDFPGGRAVERKVRAGELLTGAGNRLLAFAPRSERVREASRKLDTLSRQLDSGRRYMDLYKAYTEAELRFVDDKTLALHESLDPADAELFGFDTSTVDWRHYWLDSHCPSVTTQMRKYEEIRRRRTLTESTGPRALKPVAEGSAPVLAVFDLAGTLIPGTVVDSYLTLRLSALDAPARVAEFGRIMRHLPGWIAAERRDRGSFLRSLFRGYAGVDLDLLEAYVDDVHAPRFLEQVSSDALRRIQGHRDAGHRTILMTGDVRQVTRPLSALFDEVVCTDLDEELDLGGRRRASGFLKSPPLVGEARAAWLRRYAEVEGADLSASYAYADSHVDVPLLKSVGNPTAVSPDVPLFRVARASRWPVADWAASSPARRLRVPQQVLAGTD; translated from the coding sequence GTGCGATTGGCTGAGCAGCTCGACGGCAAGCGTTTCCTCCTGACCGGGGTGACGGGCTTCATCGGTGAGGCGCTGCTGCAGCGTCTGCTCGTCGACCTGCCCGGGACGACGGCGGTCGCCCTGGTGCGTCCGAAGCCGGGTCAGTCCGGCGAGGACCGGCTGCGCGGGGTGCTGCGCAAGGAGATCTTCCGCGCCGCGGGTGAGGTCGACGACCTGCTGAAGACGCGGGTGCAGGCCCTCGAGGGCGACCTCGCCGACGTGCCGGAGCTGCCGTCCGACATCGACGTCGTCGTGCACTGCGCGGGTGACGTCTCGTTCGACCCGCTGATCCAGGACGCGTTCACGACGAACGTGGTGGGCACCCGCGCGCTGGTCGAGCGGACGCTGGAGGCCAACGAACGGGGTCACGGCGCCGTCCACTACGTGCACGTCTCGACGGCCTTCGTCGGCGGCCGACGTCGGGGCGCCGTCCCGGAACGCGCCGTGGAGCACCGGGTCGACTGGCGCACCGAGACCGAGGCGGGGCTGCGCCTGGCGGCCCGCATCGAGGAGGACTCCCGCCTGGAGGTGCAGCTGCGGACGTTCCTGCGTGCCGCCGAACGCGACCACGGTCGCGCGGGTCCGCTGAGCGTGGCCGCCGGGGCCGAGGAACGCCGGGTGCGCTGGGTCGCGGACCAGCAGCGCGCCGCGGGCAAGGAACGGGCCCGCACGCTGGGTTGGACGGACTGCTACACCTTCACCAAGTCGATGGGTGAGCGGCTGGTCGAGGAGATCGCCGCCCCCGTCATCCCGACGACGATCCTGCGCCCGAGCGTCGTGGAGTCCGCCGTCCAGCACCCGCACCCGGGCTGGATCGAGGGCTTCAAGATGGCCGAGCCGCTGATCCTGGCCTACGGCCGCGGTGAGCTGACGGAGTTCCCGGCGGCACCGGACGCGGTCCTCGACGTGGTGCCCATCGACCACGTCGTGAACGCCATCCTGGTCGCGTCGGCGACCCCGCCGCCGTTGTCGCAGCCGGCGTACTACCACGTGTCCTCGGGCAACCGGAACCCGTTGACGTTCCGCCAGATCTACGAGTTCATCCGCGAGTACTTCACGGAGCACCCCTTCGACTCCTCCCCCGCGGTCATGCCCACGTGGGACTTCCCGGGGGGTCGGGCCGTGGAGCGCAAGGTCCGGGCCGGGGAGCTGCTCACCGGCGCGGGGAACCGGCTGCTGGCGTTCGCGCCGCGCTCGGAACGGGTCCGCGAGGCCTCCCGCAAGCTCGACACCCTCAGCCGGCAGCTCGACAGCGGTCGTCGCTACATGGACCTGTACAAGGCCTACACCGAGGCCGAGCTCCGGTTCGTCGACGACAAGACGCTGGCGCTGCACGAGTCGCTGGACCCCGCGGACGCGGAGCTCTTCGGCTTCGACACCTCGACGGTGGACTGGCGCCACTACTGGCTCGACAGCCACTGCCCCAGCGTCACGACGCAGATGCGCAAGTACGAGGAGATCCGCCGTCGGCGCACGCTGACCGAGTCCACCGGCCCGCGGGCGCTGAAGCCCGTCGCGGAGGGTTCGGCGCCCGTCCTCGCGGTCTTCGACCTCGCCGGGACGCTGATCCCGGGGACCGTCGTCGACTCGTACCTGACGCTGCGCCTCTCGGCGCTGGACGCCCCGGCGCGGGTCGCGGAGTTCGGCCGGATCATGCGCCACCTGCCGGGGTGGATCGCCGCCGAACGGCGCGACCGCGGCAGCTTCCTGCGTTCCCTCTTCCGCGGGTACGCGGGCGTCGACCTGGACCTGCTGGAGGCCTACGTCGACGACGTGCACGCGCCGCGCTTCCTGGAGCAGGTCTCCTCGGACGCGTTGCGGCGCATCCAGGGTCACCGCGACGCCGGGCACCGGACCATCCTCATGACCGGCGACGTGCGCCAGGTGACGCGGCCGTTGTCGGCCCTCTTCGACGAGGTCGTCTGCACCGACCTGGACGAGGAGCTCGACCTCGGCGGGCGCCGTCGGGCCAGCGGCTTCCTGAAGTCCCCACCCCTGGTCGGGGAGGCGCGGGCCGCCTGGCTGCGCCGCTACGCCGAGGTCGAGGGGGCGGACCTGTCCGCCAGCTACGCCTACGCCGACTCCCACGTCGACGTGCCGCTGCTGAAGTCGGTGGGCAACCCGACGGCCGTCTCGCCCGACGTCCCGCTGTTCCGGGTGGCCCGCGCCTCGCGCTGGCCGGTGGCGGACTGGGCGGCGAGTTCGCCCGCGCGGCGGCTGCGGGTGCCGCAGCAGGTGCTCGCGGGCACCGACTGA
- a CDS encoding lysophospholipid acyltransferase family protein, translating to MARLMGIPRPTRIVRALPLLRKHSGSAPEDKAGRAVHRNDWVRSGPATAVRSGLQRVLMTPVLRSQVTVHVHNAEVLDRLGGAAVLVANHSSHLDAPVLLEALGPRRRRRIAIAAAADYFFDVWWRAAPSGLVIGTFPLERRGTAGASASSQLLADGWSLVMFPEGGRSYTGEMRPFKKGAAYLALEAGVPVVPIALRGTYDAMPPKRNWPVKGRPPIHVTFGEPLHGREGERAGDFTPRIEEAVAKLLANS from the coding sequence ATGGCGAGGCTGATGGGGATCCCCCGACCGACGCGGATCGTGCGTGCGCTGCCGTTGCTGCGCAAGCACTCCGGGTCTGCTCCCGAGGACAAGGCCGGTCGGGCGGTCCACCGCAACGACTGGGTGCGCTCGGGCCCGGCCACGGCGGTGCGCTCCGGGCTGCAGCGGGTCCTGATGACCCCCGTCCTCCGCTCGCAGGTGACGGTCCACGTGCACAACGCCGAGGTGCTGGACCGCCTCGGCGGCGCGGCCGTGCTGGTCGCCAACCACTCCTCGCACCTGGACGCCCCGGTGCTGCTGGAGGCCCTCGGACCGCGCCGTCGCCGCCGGATCGCGATCGCCGCGGCCGCGGACTACTTCTTCGACGTGTGGTGGCGCGCGGCCCCGTCGGGCCTGGTCATCGGCACCTTCCCGCTGGAACGCCGCGGGACGGCGGGGGCGAGCGCGTCCTCGCAGCTGCTCGCCGACGGCTGGAGCCTGGTGATGTTCCCCGAGGGTGGGCGCAGCTACACCGGTGAGATGCGCCCGTTCAAGAAGGGCGCGGCGTACCTGGCCCTGGAGGCCGGGGTGCCGGTCGTGCCGATCGCCCTGCGCGGGACCTACGACGCGATGCCGCCGAAGCGGAACTGGCCGGTGAAGGGGCGTCCGCCGATCCACGTGACCTTCGGTGAGCCGCTGCACGGACGCGAGGGTGAACGGGCCGGGGACTTCACCCCCCGGATCGAGGAAGCCGTCGCGAAACTGCTCGCGAACAGCTGA
- a CDS encoding transglycosylase family protein: MSAIRRAPSRLVRRGLLATFAAGAAGAALLGPVSSASAAPVQEWDALAHCESSGNWHINTGNGYYGGLQFNPRTWTSFGGGQYAGRADQASREQQIVVAERVLAAQGWNAWPSCSRRLGLHGSADPVGQEAALLHPAPAPAPAPAPAPAPAPAPAPAPAPVAVVEAAPAPAARTYTVAPGDTLYRIAVNNGVAGGYVAVWNANRGLIGDNPAHIAVGQVLVLP, from the coding sequence ATGTCTGCGATCCGTCGCGCCCCGTCCCGTCTCGTCCGCCGTGGCCTGCTGGCCACCTTCGCCGCCGGCGCTGCCGGTGCCGCTCTGCTGGGCCCCGTCTCCAGCGCCTCGGCCGCTCCCGTGCAGGAGTGGGACGCGCTCGCCCACTGCGAGTCCAGCGGCAACTGGCACATCAACACCGGCAACGGCTACTACGGCGGGCTGCAGTTCAACCCGCGCACCTGGACCAGCTTCGGCGGTGGGCAGTACGCGGGCCGCGCCGACCAGGCCTCCCGTGAGCAGCAGATCGTCGTCGCCGAGCGCGTGCTCGCGGCCCAGGGCTGGAACGCCTGGCCGTCCTGCTCGCGCCGTCTCGGCCTGCACGGCTCGGCCGACCCCGTCGGCCAGGAGGCCGCGCTGCTCCACCCGGCGCCCGCCCCCGCTCCCGCTCCGGCCCCCGCTCCCGCTCCGGCCCCCGCGCCTGCTCCGGCCCCCGCGCCGGTCGCCGTCGTCGAGGCCGCTCCGGCGCCCGCCGCCCGCACCTACACCGTCGCCCCCGGCGACACCCTCTACCGGATCGCCGTGAACAACGGTGTCGCCGGCGGGTACGTCGCGGTGTGGAACGCCAACCGCGGCCTCATCGGTGACAACCCCGCGCACATCGCCGTCGGCCAGGTCCTCGTCCTCCCCTGA
- a CDS encoding TrmH family RNA methyltransferase, translating into MSDEVQEQRVVGVGPWEGTWPDDPRFDPELLLEGDRRNVGDEYRYWSNAAIVADLDTRRNPLHVAVENWQHDANIGSVVRTANAVNAAGAHVVGHRRWNRRGAMVTDRYLSVHHHADVEALVAWAAERGLPIVGIDNVEGSVPLETYDLPRECVMLFGQEGPGLSDEAVAHCVDVLAIAQFGSTRSINVGAAAAVAMHAWVRRHVFDQRP; encoded by the coding sequence GTGAGTGACGAGGTCCAGGAGCAGCGGGTCGTCGGCGTGGGGCCCTGGGAGGGGACCTGGCCCGACGACCCGCGCTTCGACCCCGAGCTGCTGCTCGAGGGTGACCGGCGCAACGTGGGTGACGAGTACCGGTACTGGTCCAACGCCGCGATCGTCGCCGACCTCGACACCCGCCGGAACCCGCTGCACGTGGCGGTCGAGAACTGGCAGCACGACGCGAACATCGGTTCCGTCGTGCGGACCGCGAACGCCGTGAACGCGGCCGGTGCGCACGTCGTGGGCCACCGGCGGTGGAACCGGCGCGGCGCGATGGTCACCGACCGGTACCTGTCGGTGCACCACCACGCCGACGTGGAGGCCCTCGTCGCCTGGGCCGCCGAACGGGGGCTCCCGATCGTCGGCATCGACAACGTCGAGGGATCGGTACCGCTGGAGACCTACGACCTCCCGCGCGAGTGCGTGATGCTCTTCGGGCAGGAAGGTCCGGGACTGAGCGACGAGGCGGTCGCGCACTGCGTCGACGTGCTGGCCATCGCGCAGTTCGGCTCGACCCGCTCGATCAACGTGGGGGCGGCGGCGGCCGTCGCGATGCACGCCTGGGTGCGCCGGCACGTCTTCGACCAGCGTCCCTGA
- a CDS encoding ABC transporter permease, whose amino-acid sequence MKAQWWIIAQREMTEKLRDKGFIFSTVLLFVLVAAASVLPGVISGGGDDYDVAVTAQAQPLVVARPGEDPDTRIELKEVADDAAAEAAVRAGDVDAAVVVGDTSAVILGDRNVSDTLAGVLRTRIGSAQTVLGFQALGVDQTEVQRVLSLPPPSTRLLDPDAVDPLLVYLLGLAFALLFFQIVVLFGYSIAQSVVQEKQTRVIELLVTTVPVRQLLIGKILGNGILAFGQILLLVVAGVAALRIAQPELLDSIPGIPSAAAWFLVFFVLGFAMLSCLWAAAGAMASRLEDLQSTATPVQMFVMLPFFASFLANEPGPLQTALSYIPLSSPMVMPKRVVQGDVALWEPLLSLLIIAATAVLFVTVARRLYENSLLQTGRSLGFRSAWKKAV is encoded by the coding sequence GTGAAGGCCCAGTGGTGGATCATCGCCCAGCGCGAGATGACGGAGAAGTTGCGGGACAAGGGTTTCATCTTCTCGACCGTCCTGCTCTTCGTCCTCGTCGCCGCGGCCTCCGTCCTGCCCGGGGTGATCTCCGGAGGTGGCGACGACTACGACGTCGCGGTCACCGCGCAGGCGCAGCCGTTGGTGGTCGCCCGACCCGGCGAGGACCCGGACACCCGGATCGAGCTGAAGGAGGTCGCCGACGACGCGGCCGCCGAGGCCGCCGTCCGGGCCGGGGACGTCGACGCCGCCGTGGTGGTCGGGGACACCAGCGCCGTCATCCTGGGTGACCGCAACGTCTCGGACACCCTGGCCGGCGTCCTCCGCACCCGGATCGGTTCCGCCCAGACCGTGCTGGGTTTCCAGGCCTTGGGGGTGGACCAGACCGAGGTCCAGCGCGTCCTGTCGTTGCCGCCGCCGTCGACGCGACTGCTCGACCCCGACGCGGTGGACCCGTTGCTCGTCTACCTTCTCGGCCTCGCGTTCGCTCTGCTGTTCTTCCAGATCGTCGTCCTCTTCGGCTACTCGATCGCGCAGAGCGTGGTGCAGGAGAAGCAGACCCGCGTCATCGAACTGCTCGTGACGACCGTCCCGGTGCGGCAGTTGCTCATCGGCAAGATCCTCGGCAACGGGATCCTGGCCTTCGGCCAGATCCTGCTGCTCGTCGTCGCCGGGGTGGCGGCCCTGCGCATCGCCCAGCCGGAACTGCTGGACAGCATCCCGGGCATCCCCAGCGCCGCCGCGTGGTTCCTCGTCTTCTTCGTCCTCGGCTTCGCGATGCTCTCCTGCCTGTGGGCCGCGGCGGGCGCGATGGCGAGCCGGCTCGAGGACCTGCAGTCGACGGCGACCCCGGTGCAGATGTTCGTCATGCTGCCGTTCTTCGCCAGCTTCCTCGCCAACGAACCCGGCCCGCTGCAGACCGCGTTGAGCTACATCCCGTTGTCCTCGCCGATGGTCATGCCCAAGCGAGTGGTCCAGGGGGACGTCGCCCTGTGGGAACCGTTGCTCTCGCTGCTGATCATCGCGGCCACCGCCGTGCTCTTCGTCACCGTCGCGCGCCGTCTCTACGAGAACAGCCTGCTGCAGACCGGCCGCTCGCTGGGTTTCCGGTCCGCGTGGAAGAAGGCCGTCTGA
- a CDS encoding ABC transporter ATP-binding protein, with product MLVLDKITRTFGDRLALDGVSISVPDGRMVGFVGANGAGKTTTMRIALGVLAADSGTVTFRGKVPDLAVRRRFGYMPEERGLYPKGRLLEQLVFLARLHGVDRGVAAKRGQDLLERLGLGDRSGDKLESLSLGNQQRVQVAASLVHDPELLVLDEPFSGLDPIAVDAMADLLREKVAAGVGVLFSSHQLDLVDRLCDELVILHAGRVVAAGEPEKLRRERAGSRFRLVADADLGWLDDVPGVRVLERRADGTVLELHGDPDLDQRVLAEALRRGPVRSFAPLLPSLSDLFQEVSR from the coding sequence ATGCTCGTCCTCGACAAGATCACCAGGACCTTCGGGGACCGTCTCGCTCTCGACGGCGTCAGCATCAGCGTTCCGGACGGACGCATGGTGGGCTTCGTCGGGGCGAACGGTGCCGGGAAGACCACCACGATGCGGATCGCCCTCGGCGTGCTGGCTGCGGACTCCGGGACGGTGACGTTCCGCGGGAAGGTCCCCGACCTCGCCGTCCGCCGCCGGTTCGGCTACATGCCGGAGGAACGCGGTCTCTACCCCAAGGGCAGGTTGCTGGAACAGCTGGTGTTCCTGGCCCGGCTGCACGGGGTGGACCGCGGGGTCGCCGCGAAGCGGGGCCAGGACCTGCTGGAACGGCTCGGGCTGGGTGACCGGTCCGGCGACAAGCTGGAGTCGCTCTCGCTGGGGAACCAGCAGCGGGTCCAGGTGGCGGCCTCCCTGGTGCACGACCCGGAACTGCTGGTCCTCGACGAACCGTTCTCCGGTCTCGACCCGATCGCCGTCGACGCGATGGCGGACCTGCTGCGGGAGAAGGTCGCGGCGGGGGTGGGTGTCCTCTTCTCCAGCCACCAGCTCGACCTCGTCGACCGGCTCTGCGACGAACTCGTCATCCTGCACGCCGGTCGGGTCGTCGCCGCGGGAGAACCGGAGAAGCTGCGCCGGGAACGGGCCGGATCCCGCTTCCGGCTCGTCGCCGACGCCGACCTCGGCTGGCTGGACGACGTCCCCGGCGTCCGGGTGCTGGAACGGCGTGCCGACGGGACCGTCCTCGAACTCCACGGTGATCCCGACCTCGACCAGCGGGTTCTCGCCGAGGCCCTCCGCCGCGGCCCGGTCCGCTCCTTCGCCCCGCTGCTGCCCTCGTTGTCCGACCTGTTCCAGGAGGTGTCCCGGTGA
- a CDS encoding sulfate/molybdate ABC transporter ATP-binding protein, with protein MAGLEVAVRFAPRDVDLELSVAPGQVLAVLGPNGAGKSTLLGLLAGLLRPTAGRVVLDGEVLVDDRGTFVPPHRRGVGLLAQDAMLFPHLSVEANVAFGPRSAGSSRTHARERARQLLGDVGMTPFAGRRPHELSGGQAQRVAIARALAAEPRLLLLDEPMAALDVTAAPEVRQVLRRVLRGTGRCAVLVTHDPLDALALADQVVVLEAGRVAERGPAQQVLSSPKSAFGARLAGLVLIPGTITADGLATADGTVVHGLVTGAVGEHGVALFSPSVVSVHASDPGGSPRNRWSATVLDVVPRGEVVRVRARPDAPAGHDVLADITVAAAAELDLAPGSPVHLVVKATAVRILASA; from the coding sequence ATGGCCGGTCTGGAGGTCGCCGTCCGGTTCGCCCCGCGGGACGTCGACCTCGAGTTGTCGGTCGCCCCCGGGCAGGTCCTCGCCGTCCTGGGGCCGAACGGCGCCGGGAAGTCGACGCTGCTGGGACTGCTCGCAGGGTTGCTGCGACCGACCGCGGGACGGGTCGTCCTCGACGGCGAGGTGCTGGTCGACGACCGCGGGACCTTCGTCCCCCCGCACCGCCGCGGGGTCGGCCTGCTCGCCCAGGACGCGATGCTCTTCCCGCACCTCAGCGTCGAGGCGAACGTGGCCTTCGGCCCGCGCAGTGCCGGTAGCTCCCGCACCCACGCCCGCGAACGGGCCCGGCAGCTGCTCGGGGACGTCGGGATGACCCCCTTCGCGGGCCGTCGCCCCCACGAACTGTCCGGCGGTCAGGCCCAGCGAGTCGCGATCGCGCGGGCGCTCGCCGCCGAGCCGAGGCTGTTGCTGCTGGACGAACCGATGGCCGCGCTCGACGTCACCGCCGCCCCCGAGGTCCGGCAGGTCCTGCGCCGGGTCCTGCGCGGCACCGGGCGCTGCGCGGTCCTGGTGACCCACGACCCCCTCGACGCGCTGGCCCTCGCCGACCAGGTCGTCGTGCTCGAAGCCGGTCGGGTCGCTGAACGCGGTCCGGCGCAGCAGGTCCTGTCCTCGCCGAAGAGCGCGTTCGGGGCCAGGCTGGCGGGTCTGGTGCTGATCCCCGGGACCATCACCGCGGACGGCCTGGCCACCGCGGACGGCACCGTGGTGCACGGGCTGGTCACGGGCGCGGTGGGGGAGCACGGCGTCGCCCTCTTCAGCCCCTCCGTGGTGTCGGTGCACGCGAGCGACCCCGGCGGGAGTCCGCGCAACCGGTGGTCCGCGACGGTGCTCGACGTCGTTCCCCGCGGGGAGGTCGTCCGCGTGCGGGCCCGACCGGACGCGCCGGCCGGTCACGACGTCCTGGCCGACATCACCGTCGCGGCGGCGGCGGAACTCGACCTGGCCCCCGGCAGCCCCGTGCACCTGGTCGTCAAGGCGACGGCGGTCCGGATCCTCGCCAGCGCCTGA
- a CDS encoding ABC transporter permease, translating to MTRRGGAVEGSALPRWVFVPAAVGLLLFLAPLAGILSRVPWAGFVPLITSDSSRAALLLSLKTASASTLACLVLGVPMALVLARSDFPGMRVLRSIVLLPLVLPPVVGGLALVYTFGRRGLFGSTLEGFGVTVAFTTVAVVIAQTFVSLPFLVLSLEGALRTAGRRYEAVAATLGARPGRVLFRVTLPLVVPGLVSGAVLAFARALGEFGATLTFAGSLQGVTRTLPLEIYLVRETDPDAAAALSLLLVVVAVVVVVVVRGRQGRGVF from the coding sequence GTGACCCGGCGCGGCGGTGCGGTGGAGGGGAGTGCGCTGCCGCGGTGGGTGTTCGTCCCGGCGGCGGTGGGGTTGCTGCTGTTCCTCGCCCCGCTCGCCGGGATCCTGTCGCGGGTGCCGTGGGCGGGCTTCGTGCCGCTCATCACCTCCGACTCCTCCCGCGCCGCGCTGCTGCTCAGCCTGAAGACGGCCTCGGCCAGCACCCTCGCCTGCCTCGTCCTCGGGGTCCCGATGGCGTTGGTGCTGGCCCGCAGCGACTTCCCCGGGATGCGGGTGCTGCGCTCCATCGTCCTGCTGCCCCTCGTGCTGCCGCCCGTCGTCGGCGGGCTCGCGCTGGTCTACACCTTCGGCCGCAGGGGCCTGTTCGGGTCCACGCTGGAGGGTTTCGGCGTCACCGTCGCCTTCACCACCGTGGCCGTGGTCATCGCCCAGACGTTCGTGTCGCTGCCGTTCCTGGTCCTGAGCCTCGAGGGAGCCCTGCGCACGGCGGGCCGGCGCTACGAGGCCGTCGCCGCGACGCTGGGCGCGAGACCCGGTCGGGTGCTGTTCCGGGTGACGTTGCCGCTGGTGGTGCCGGGGCTGGTGTCCGGTGCGGTGCTGGCCTTCGCCCGCGCCCTGGGGGAGTTCGGCGCGACCCTGACGTTCGCCGGCAGCCTCCAGGGCGTGACCCGGACGTTGCCGCTGGAGATCTACCTCGTCCGCGAGACCGACCCGGACGCCGCGGCCGCGTTGTCGCTGCTGCTCGTCGTCGTCGCGGTGGTCGTCGTCGTGGTGGTCCGCGGACGGCAGGGGCGGGGGGTGTTCTGA
- the modA gene encoding molybdate ABC transporter substrate-binding protein: MRPLLALVAAGALLAACGSSDDAATPAATSSSATTTAEARTLTVFAAASLKNSFTAIGKEFEAANPGVTVTFSFAGSSDLVTQITEGAPADVFASADEKNMAKVTDQSLTAADPVDFATNVLEIATPAGNPAGIKTFADLAKPGVKVVVCAAQVPCGSATQTVETSSGVTLSPVSEESSVTDVLGKVTSGEADAGLVYVTDVTAAGDEVTGVEFPESASAVNTYPIATLKDAKDADLASEFVTFVTGTAGEKVLQDAGFGAPTK, encoded by the coding sequence ATCCGCCCACTGCTCGCCCTGGTCGCCGCAGGTGCTCTGCTCGCCGCCTGCGGTTCCAGCGACGACGCCGCGACCCCGGCGGCGACGTCGAGTTCCGCCACGACGACAGCGGAGGCCCGGACCCTCACCGTGTTCGCGGCCGCGTCGCTGAAGAACTCCTTCACCGCGATCGGCAAGGAGTTCGAGGCCGCGAACCCGGGCGTCACCGTCACGTTCAGCTTCGCCGGTTCCTCCGACCTCGTCACCCAGATCACCGAGGGTGCCCCGGCGGACGTGTTCGCCTCGGCCGACGAGAAGAACATGGCGAAGGTCACCGACCAGTCGCTGACCGCGGCCGATCCGGTCGACTTCGCCACCAACGTCCTCGAGATCGCCACTCCCGCAGGCAACCCCGCCGGGATCAAGACGTTCGCGGACCTGGCGAAACCGGGGGTGAAGGTCGTCGTCTGCGCCGCGCAGGTTCCCTGCGGTTCCGCGACGCAGACCGTCGAGACGTCCTCCGGGGTCACGCTCAGCCCGGTCAGTGAGGAGTCCTCGGTGACCGACGTGCTCGGCAAGGTCACCTCGGGCGAGGCGGACGCCGGCCTCGTCTACGTCACCGACGTCACCGCCGCGGGCGACGAGGTCACCGGGGTGGAGTTCCCCGAGTCCGCCAGTGCGGTGAACACCTACCCGATCGCCACCCTGAAGGACGCGAAGGACGCCGACCTCGCGTCGGAGTTCGTCACGTTCGTCACCGGCACCGCGGGCGAGAAGGTCCTGCAGGACGCCGGGTTCGGCGCGCCGACGAAGTGA
- a CDS encoding TOBE domain-containing protein: protein MPLYRIRDVADLLGVSDDTARRWADAGALASSKDENGRTVVDGAVLAAFAVQHAASAATDTTGVTRSARNHFVGLVTRVVADGVMAQVEMQCGPHRVVSLMSREAAEELGLEPGSRATAVVKATTVIVETPEGNRS, encoded by the coding sequence GTGCCGCTCTACCGCATCCGTGACGTCGCCGACCTGCTCGGCGTCTCCGACGACACCGCCCGCCGCTGGGCGGACGCCGGCGCACTGGCGAGCAGCAAGGACGAGAACGGCCGGACCGTCGTGGACGGAGCCGTGCTCGCCGCGTTCGCGGTGCAGCACGCCGCCTCGGCCGCCACCGACACCACGGGCGTGACGCGCTCGGCGCGCAACCACTTCGTCGGACTGGTGACGCGGGTCGTCGCCGACGGCGTCATGGCGCAGGTCGAGATGCAGTGCGGTCCGCACCGGGTCGTCTCGCTCATGAGTCGCGAGGCCGCCGAGGAACTCGGCCTCGAACCCGGTAGCCGGGCCACGGCCGTGGTCAAGGCGACGACGGTCATCGTCGAGACCCCCGAGGGGAACCGCTCGTGA